Proteins co-encoded in one Zygotorulaspora mrakii chromosome 5, complete sequence genomic window:
- the CDC9 gene encoding DNA ligase (ATP) CDC9 (similar to Saccharomyces cerevisiae CDC9 (YDL164C); ancestral locus Anc_7.343), whose product MLSQEFNKHVWRSVKFAMSAPFAVGNKKQATLARFFSSVKDKSRSDDEVAEKAGNGSSATSNLIGDKARNGTDANIGKSEIDSASEAGDDLQPAHKKVKSSASSQTVNGAKKAYFSTIPYRDVCRIFQEVEATSSRLAIIKICSDFLYHIMKKNAQNLIPTTYLFINRLGPDYEPGLELGLGEGLLMKTISESCGKSLAHIRSRYQEIGDLGQIALEARSVQPTMFKPQPLTVGEVFENLRNIASSQGKDSQTRKIKLIKRMLTACEGVEAKFLIRSLQSKLRIGLAEKTALIALSKALLMNEYENTEEPSMELVEQAEQKIRDAFCQVPNYEIVINACLEYGIMELDKHCRLRPGIPLKPMLAKPTKAISEVLDRFQGHTFTSEYKYDGERAQVHLLEDGTMRIYSRNGENMTERYPEIKITDFVSDLSVTKSMILDCEAVAWDKDLKKILPFQVLSTRKRKDVELKDIKVRVCIFAFDILYHNGEGLINKSLRERREILHKITNPVDGEFQYAVEMTTSNLDELQKFLDQSVKDSCEGLMVKTLDGEESHYEPSKRSRNWLKLKKDYLNGVGDSLDLCVLGSYYGRGKRTGTYGGFLLGCYNQDTGEFETCCKIGTGFSDEMLQYLYDTLKPSAMDGPKATYVFDSTAEPDVWFEPTLLFEVLTADLSLSPIYKAGAAYFDKGVSLRFPRFLRIRDDKSVEEATSSQQIIELYEKQSHQ is encoded by the coding sequence ATGCTATCACAGGAGTTCAACAAGCACGTTTGGAGATCTGTTAAGTTTGCAATGTCGGCTCCTTTTGCAGTAGGTAACAAGAAACAGGCTACATTGGCGAGGTTTTTCTCTTCAGTCAAGGATAAGAGCCGttctgatgatgaagtcGCAGAAAAGGCAGGTAACGGGAGTTCGGCTACTTCAAATCTTATAGGGGATAAGGCTAGGAATGGCACGGATGCAAATATTGGAAAATCAGAGATTGATAGTGCCTCCGAAGCAGGAGATGATCTGCAACCGGCGCACAAAAAGGTGAAGTCATCAGCATCAAGCCAGACAGTAAACGGTGCCAAGAAAGCGTACTTCTCAACAATACCATACAGAGATGTTTGTAGGATATTTCAGGAGGTCGAAgcaacttcttcaagacTTGCCATTATAAAAATATGCTCTGATTTTTTGTACCACATTATGAAGAAGAATGCGCAGAACTTGATTCCAACCACTTACTTGTTTATCAATCGGCTGGGCCCAGACTACGAGCCCGGGTTGGAGTTGGGGCTTGGGGAAGGgcttttgatgaaaacaatcAGCGAATCGTGTGGTAAATCATTGGCACATATAAGAAGTCGATACCAAGAAATTGGTGATCTGGGACAAATTGCATTGGAAGCCAGAAGTGTCCAGCCCACAATGTTCAAACCGCAACCTTTAACAGTCGGGGAAGTATTTgagaatttgagaaatatcGCAAGTTCACAGGGTAAAGATTCACAAACAAGaaagataaaattgataaaaagaatGTTGACCGCTTGTGAAGGTGTGGaagccaaatttttaataaGATCGTTACAATCCAAGTTAAGAATTGGTCTGGCCGAAAAGACTGCTTTGATTGCACTCTCTAAGGCATTGTTGATGAATGAATATGAGAACACGGAAGAACCATCGATGGAGTTAGTAGAACAAGCAGAACAGAAAATAAGAGATGCGTTTTGCCAAGTGCCAAATTACGAAATTGTCATAAATGCATGTTTGGAATATGGTATTATGGAACTGGACAAACATTGTCGCTTAAGACCTGGAATTCCATTGAAACCAATGCTTGCGAAGCCTACCAAGGCCATCTCTGAGGTGTTGGACAGGTTTCAGGGGCACACTTTTACCTCAGAGTACAAATATGATGGTGAAAGAGCACAGGTTCATTTGTTGGAAGATGGCACTATGAGAATATACTCACGTAATGGTGAAAATATGACAGAAAGATATCCTGAGATAAAAATAACGGATTTTGTAAGTGATCTTTCTGTAACCAAATCGATGATTCTTGACTGTGAAGCGGTAGCGTGGGATAAAGATCTGAAGAAAATCCTGCCTTTTCAAGTTCTCAGTACCAGAAAGCGGAAAGACGTTGAACTAAAAGATATCAAAGTGCGCGTTTGTATATTTGCATTTGACATCCTATATCACAACGGAGAGGGACTCATCAATAAAAGTCTGAGAGAAAGACGCGAAATCCTACACAAAATAACCAACCCTGTCGATGGAGAGTTTCAATACGCCGTCGAAATGACGACGTCCAACTTGGATGAGCTGCAGAAGTTTCTCGACCAATCTGTCAAGGACAGCTGCGAAGGTCTGATGGTCAAGACCTTAGACGGCGAAGAGTCCCACTACGAGCCAAGCAAAAGATCCAGAAATTGGCTGAAACTCAAAAAGGACTATCTCAACGGGGTTGGCGATTCCCTTGATTTGTGCGTTCTCGGGTCCTACTACGGCCGCGGAAAGAGAACAGGTACCTACGGTGGCTTTCTCCTTGGCTGTTACAATCAGGATACCGGAGAATTCGAAACTTGCTGCAAGATAGGCACAGGGTTCTCCGACGAAATGCTGCAGTATCTTTACGATACGCTGAAACCCTCTGCAATGGACGGGCCCAAGGCAACTTACGTTTTCGATTCAACTGCCGAGCCAGATGTATGGTTCGAGCCCACTCTGCTCTTTGAAGTGCTCACAGCTGACCTTTCCCTCTCTCCGATTTACAAGGCTGGCGCCGCCTATTTCGACAAGGGTGTATCACTGCGGTTCCCAAGGTTTTTACGCATAAGAGATGACAAATCCGTGGAAGAAGCCACGTCTTCCCAACAGATCATCGAACTTTATGAGAAGCAGTCGCATCAATAG
- the NRP1 gene encoding Nrp1p (similar to Saccharomyces cerevisiae NRP1 (YDL167C); ancestral locus Anc_7.349) codes for MHYVVLEVQTSHIVEKPKDQCRVRKLSYQIIDADSLKPSYDEESLPFVSLDAPDSITFEQAIENFDRDIQKAIGTESEFVFCSLNSTWDIRVTLPRQARDEGFMLPSYLQHPKVFDLWKEYERWCINHPEVISLKKNGNKKPKDISEIFKLLDIPDRASNEVVDVRKTVDILLQLHKKCTTPEDNSMVLTLPYDSYSDIRNFLQELSTVLYLNNLPPDTTQSELESWFTQFGARPIGFWTVKNIVEETSNVNNNWSMNNSPYVEEQDSISGFVVFQSHEEATAALTLNGRSILSNMANTKQPRVVEHIVEIQPSSTRVLERAQTILSPFPQSKNKPRPGDWNCPSCGFSNFQRRTSCFRCSFPSTSSQNNVNKLYMSVNSNNANVGNLGTNHDNNGNANGNPNLRSNQTQFVQNLHIQTQIPPHARVMTPTYGESTHMMNQTHRYNGNNNHNISSNYNNNNNNNNNSNGNTTRYNPQSHGTPGSGSNVPFRAGDWKCPTCAYHNFAKNVVCLRCGGPKMTISDLENKLMDNSNNSNSNNITNDQNYNNNLNAYTNKNANTQTNAHTNTNTITSTNTNTNVYNKSFMGGLMNTASMGSTASLNEYGSNRRSNGNFSNGDNSHGFSNSGLGVSLDVRSSSEPKW; via the coding sequence ATGCACTATGTTGTATTAGAAGTTCAGACGAGTCATATCGTCGAAAAACCGAAGGATCAGTGCCGTGTTCGCAAGCTATCATATCAAATCATTGATGCAGATAGTTTAAAACCATCTTATGACGAGGAATCTCTGCCTTTCGTTTCCTTAGATGCTCCAGACTCCATTACTTTTGAGCAAGCTATCGAGAATTTCGATAGAGACATACAAAAAGCTATTGGCACCGAATCagaatttgttttttgttcacTCAATTCGACCTGGGATATACGTGTAACCTTACCACGTCAAGCTCGTGATGAAGGTTTCATGTTACCGTCCTATTTACAGCATCCAAAGGTCTTTGatctttggaaagaataTGAGAGGTGGTGCATTAATCACCCAGAGGTGATTTCGCTCAAGAAGAATGGTAACAAAAAGCCAAAAgatatttcagaaatttttaaattGCTTGACATACCTGATAGAGCTTCGAATGAGGTCGTCGATGTTCGCAAAACTGTGGATATTTTACTTCAATTGCATAAAAAATGTACAACACCGGAAGATAATTCAATGGTATTAACTTTACCGTATGATTCCTATTCTGATATTCGTAATTTCTTACAGGAGCTGTCAACAGTTTTatatttgaacaatttaCCACCGGATACTACCCAAAGTGAATTAGAATCCTGGTTTACTCAATTTGGAGCAAGACCAATCGGTTTTTGGACCGTGAAGAACATTGTAGAAGAAACCTCTAACGTCAACAATAACTGGAGCATGAATAATAGTCCTTATGTAGAGGAGCAAGATAGCATATCTggttttgttgtttttcaatCACATGAGGAAGCAACAGCTGCACTCACACTAAATGGTCGCTCAATACTTTCCAATATGGCCAATACAAAACAACCGAGAGTTGTCGAGCACATTGTCGAAATACAACCTTCTTCGACGAGAGTTTTGGAAAGAGCGCAAACTATTTTGTCCCCATTTCCTCAAAGTAAGAATAAACCAAGACCTGGCGATTGGAATTGTCCATCTTGTGggttttcaaattttcaaaggcGAACCTCGTGTTTTAGATGCTCCTTTCCGTCAACTTCATCTCAAAATAATGTCAATAAGTTGTACATGAGCGTTAATAGTAATAATGCTAACGTTGGCAATTTAGGCACAAACCACGATAATAATGGTAACGCAAACGGTAACCCCAACCTAAGGTCAAATCAAACCCAATTTGTCCAAAACTTGCATATACAAACACAAATTCCCCCACATGCGCGGGTCATGACACCAACATATGGAGAGTCGACTCATATGATGAATCAAACACATCGTTATAATGGTAATAACAATCACAACATCAGCTCAAATtataacaataataataataacaataataacagTAATGGCAATACCACTAGATATAATCCACAATCGCATGGAACTCCTGGTAGCGGTTCCAATGTTCCATTTAGAGCCGGTGATTGGAAATGTCCGACATGTGCATACCATAATTTCGCTAAGAACGTCGTATGCTTACGTTGTGGTGGCCCAAAAATGACGATAAGTGACTTGGAAAATAAATTAATGGATAACAGTAACAATAGCAATAGCAATAACATCACTAATGATCAGAATTACAACAACAATTTAAATGCATATACAAATAAGAATGCAAACACACAGACAAATGCACACACGAACACGAACACGATCACAAGTACAAACACAAACACAAACGTTTATAATAAAAGTTTTATGGGGGGGTTAATGAATACAGCGTCAATGGGATCCACTGCATCTTTGAATGAATATGGTAGTAACAGGAGGAGCaatggaaatttttcaaatggcGATAATAGCCATGGTTTTAGTAATAGCGGATTAGGTGTTTCATTAGATGTTAGAAGCTCGTCAGAACCCAAGTGGTAA
- the MSS51 gene encoding Mss51p (similar to Saccharomyces cerevisiae MSS51 (YLR203C); ancestral locus Anc_7.346), producing the protein MASSLLKNLYHCLRAQKQTLQTPIFFFYNSSIYTRCKMIKREVESAFELGLFRLVINMSTMLTAAQFMAPLRGIPSARSVKLLSQKRSIIGFVRNALGLDPPPSPDEPTPDNRFHPWDQSPAGDLRERAARIRTLARCPVTGKEINYTCPLSGIPTHHSREAWEQDKAYHESKKYELLKKVNIYEHDLRSGRPFPEFDFPQDQDSDRTVNMTNWDLFFYTRQFYSMDTEFQLAAVTKMLSYPITIGAILHQFSPYSLNPKGPVTLEGLKSLAALRYTLYPYENKSISSVTKDRPMRLFILGARAEAQLPGHVWKQLQFLFPEQNFEIHFVGPECLLNKEKFQYVTSSTPVVKRIDETMSFVYHTDYFHVYHEAQDFFPYDPYLDVFFCFHPGFGAPETTATWMGDTLKALLETKCAIFTTGFNKTDLTRDVEVIKSKYGKEVDILMEPAKNVFGSTKWELNDMNPQEVYQFNMHVMGFRGKRYHAIEV; encoded by the coding sequence ATGGCTTCTTCTCTCTTGAAAAACCTATATCATTGTTTACGTGCTCAGAAGCAAACGCTCCAGACgcctattttttttttttacaacTCTAGCATATACACGAGATGCAAGATGATCAAGAGAGAGGTTGAATCTGCATTTGAGCTTGGTTTGTTCAGACTTGTGATAAATATGTCTACGATGCTTACAGCTGCTCAGTTTATGGCACCTTTAAGGGGCATTCCGAGCGCCCGTTCGGTCAAGCTGTTGAgccaaaaaagaagtatcATAGGATTTGTAAGAAATGCACTAGGGCTAGATCCGCCTCCTTCGCCGGACGAGCCAACCCCAGATAATCGATTTCATCCATGGGATCAATCGCCTGCAGGTGATCTGCGTGAGCGTGCAGCCAGGATAAGGACACTGGCACGTTGCCCAGTGACAGGGAAGGAGATAAATTACACATGTCCACTCTCAGGAATTCCAACTCATCATTCTCGAGAGGCCTGGGAGCAAGATAAAGCATATCATGAGTCTAAAAAATACGAACTATTAAAGAAAGTTAACATTTACGAACACGATTTGAGAAGCGGCAGACCATTCCCAGAGTTCGATTTCCCGCAGGACCAGGATAGCGATCGTACGGTTAATATGACCAATTGGGATTTGTTCTTCTACACAAGGCAATTTTACAGTATGGATACCGAATTTCAGTTAGCTGCCGTTACAAAAATGTTGAGTTATCCAATTACGATAGGGGCTATACTGCATCAGTTCTCTCCTTACTCACTGAATCCGAAGGGACCTGTTACGTTAGAAGGTTTGAAGTCCTTGGCTGCGCTGCGTTACACTCTGTATCCCTATGAAAATAAGTCGATATCTTCAGTTACAAAGGATCGCCCAATGAGACTCTTCATTCTGGGCGCTCGTGCAGAAGCGCAATTGCCTGGTCATGTCTGGAAACAATTACAGTTTCTGTTTCCTGaacaaaattttgaaatacatTTCGTTGGACCAGAATGTTTGTTGAACAaggagaaatttcaatatgtcACATCCTCGACACCAGTTgtaaaaagaattgatgaaactaTGTCCTTTGTTTATCATACAGATTATTTCCATGTTTATCATGAAGCTCAAGACTTTTTCCCTTACGATCCGTATTTGGACGTGTTTTTCTGCTTTCATCCAGGGTTTGGTGCTCCAGAAACTACTGCAACTTGGATGGGTGACACGCTTAAAGCTTTATTGGAGACCAAATGTGCAATTTTCACAACTGGTTTTAATAAAACAGATTTGACTCGAGACGTTGAAGTCATCAAATCAAAGTACGGTAAAGAAGTTGATATTTTAATGGAACCGGcaaaaaatgtttttgGTAGTACAAAATGGGAATTAAACGACATGAATCCGCAGGAAGTATATCAATTCAATATGCACGTAATGGGTTTTAGAGGTAAGAGGTATCACGCTATTGAAGTATAA
- a CDS encoding uncharacterized protein (similar to Saccharomyces cerevisiae ENT1 (YDL161W) and ENT2 (YLR206W); ancestral locus Anc_7.342) yields the protein MSKQFVRSAKNVVKGYSSAQVLVRNATSNDSDGPSVDLLDDLAERTFDSVDFFEIMDMVDKRLNDKGKYWRHIAKSLTVLDYLVRFGSENCVLWCKENLYVIKTLMEFRHEDDGGIDQGQIIRVKAKELTNLLSDEDRLREERNMNKRGKKNPRRRRRTNTNPNDTGYDDDLQKALGESRRTVEEDERRRKLLNNEDSELQTALQLSKEEEELKRLQELQKLQEQQQMLQQQQQPGQTYYDIFGNPISYEEYMQYQQQQDLLAQQQQQQEWLAQQQEQQRLAEQQQLWLMQQEAMQQQALAQQQQQAWAQQQALQAQQTYYQQPVATGSNNPFALNNMQLQQSQQPKQESLPDFSSYTPSKPQSPPQASTQPRPQSEPQAQVQQPMKPTRTGNQSISEKYGELNQLLATGTGIDTFGNTGEARIPAQHTKTGTFINSQGTGFRQVGIEPKKNPFLNSQYTGIPSSGIAPSYTGYGFGNQSQQNSQQQQPQQTQHTQQTQQTQQTQQTQQTQQTQQQYQPQYQQQYQQYQQYQQPHPQQQNQAADQGISLIDL from the coding sequence ATGTCAAAACAATTTGTACGCTCTGCGAAAAATGTCGTTAAGGGTTACTCATCGGCACAGGTCCTGGTACGCAATGCTACTTCGAACGATTCAGATGGACCCAGTGTGGATTTGCTAGATGATTTGGCAGAGAGAACGTTCGACAGCGTTGACTTCTTCGAGATAATGGATATGGTAGACAAGCGACTAAATGATAAAGGGAAGTACTGGAGGCATATTGCGAAGTCTTTGACGGTATTGGACTACTTGGTAAGATTTGGTAGCGAAAATTGTGTTTTATGGTGTAAGGAAAACTTGTACGTGATCAAAACGTTGATGGAATTTAGACATGAAGACGATGGCGGAATCGATCAGGGCCAGATCATCAGAGTCAAAGCCAAGGAATTGACGAATCTTTTGTCCGATGAGGACAGGTTAAGAGAGGAGAGAAATATGAACAAGAGAGGGAAGAAGAACCCCagaagaaggagaagaacGAATACAAATCCAAATGATACTGGATATGATGACGATTTACAAAAAGCGTTGGGAGAAAGCAGACGTACAGTCGAAGAAGACgaaagaaggagaaagtTATTGAATAATGAAGATTCGGAGCTGCAAACAGCCTTGCAGTTAAGTaaggaggaagaagaattgaagagaTTGCAGGAGTTGCAGAAATTACAAGAACAGCAACAAATGCtccagcaacaacagcaaccGGGACAAACCTATTATGATATATTTGGTAATCCAATCTCTTACGAGGAGTACATGCAATACCAACAGCAGCAAGATCTACTAGctcagcaacagcaacaacaagaaTGGTTAGCCCAACAACAAGAGCAACAGAGGCTCGCAGAACAGCAGCAACTCTGGTTGATGCAACAGGAAGCCATGCAGCAGCAAGCTTTGGCccagcaacaacagcaggCTTGGGCACAACAACAAGCCCTTCAAGCACAACAAACCTACTATCAACAACCGGTAGCAACTGGATCGAATAATCCATTTGCATTGAACAATATGCAATTGCAACAATCACAACAACCAAAACAAGAATCATTACCTGACTTCAGTTCGTATACTCCTTCGAAACCTCAGTCTCCACCTCAAGCGTCTACGCAGCCTAGACCACAGTCCGAACCACAAGCTCAAGTTCAGCAGCCAATGAAACCAACCAGAACTGGAAATCAATCAATCagtgaaaaatatggtGAGCTAAATCAACTGTTGGCGACAGGTACAGGTATAGACACTTTCGGTAACACCGGTGAGGCTCGTATTCCAGCTCAACATACAAAAACTGGTACTTTTATCAATTCTCAAGGGACGGGATTTCGACAAGTTGGCATTGAACCGAAAAAGAATCCTTTCTTAAACAGCCAATATACTGGCATTCCAAGTTCTGGTATTGCTCCTTCATATACCGGATATGGGTTTGGTAACCAATCGCAACAAAATTcgcagcaacagcaaccCCAACAAACACAACATACACAACAAACACAACAAACCCAACAGACACAACAGACACAACAGACGCAACAGACGCAACAGCAGTATCAACCGCAGtatcaacaacaatatcaacaatatcaacaatatcaacaacCACATCCACAACAACAGAATCAAGCTGCGGACCAAGGAATTAGTCTGATTGACCTATAG
- the HMX1 gene encoding Hmx1p (similar to Saccharomyces cerevisiae HMX1 (YLR205C); ancestral locus Anc_7.344), with protein sequence MSAETAGTIPAPTDIGALANRINFHTRDAHNKINAYMSVRLAFALKHGFIYRQGILAYYHIFDAIEQEIDRLMMDPQGAKEVQVQGILRQFWLEEFRRSGQIFKDLEVLYSPEYRSKDAIRDFVSTNRLPPVLQDFVDYIHTTIQDEPCNVLAYCHVMYLALFAGGRVMRSNLYRHTGLFPKFEFLSPKELVHRGTNFFTFSDEGTDAENRLRWKYKQNFELATRNELSEEQKHKIIQVSSEIFLRNMAITGEIGELNKQELMSKFSFKLLTYFVEEWKYSALISKKSKDLIIFTLVALQFLLGYYILRRFL encoded by the coding sequence ATGAGCGCAGAAACAGCTGGGACTATCCCAGCACCAACGGATATCGGTGCCTTGGCTAATAGAATAAATTTCCACACAAGAGACGCTCACAACAAGATCAATGCGTACATGAGTGTGAGACTTGCGTTTGCGCTGAAACATGGGTTCATTTACAGACAGGGTATACTGGCTTACTACCATATATTCGACGCCATTGAGCAGGAAATTGATCGTTTGATGATGGATCCGCAAGGCGCGAAGGAGGTGCAAGTGCAGGGCATTCTCAGACAGTTTTGGCTGGAGGAGTTCCGCAGATCTGGCCAGATCTTCAAGGATCTGGAGGTGTTGTACTCGCCAGAATATAGGAGCAAGGACGCAATTCGAGACTTTGTCAGCACCAACAGACTGCCACCTGTGCTGCAAGATTTTGTGGACTACATCCACACTACGATCCAGGACGAGCCATGCAACGTGCTCGCGTATTGCCACGTGATGTATCTGGCACTATTCGCAGGTGGGAGGGTGATGAGATCCAACTTGTACAGACACACCGGGCTCTTCCCTAAATTTGAGTTTCTGTCGCCGAAGGAGCTAGTTCATCGTGGCACGAACTTCTTTACGTTCAGTGACGAAGGTACAGATGCAGAGAATAGGCTCAGATGGAAGTACAAGCAGAACTTCGAGTTGGCCACCCGTAACGAGCTGAGTGAAGAACAGAAGCATAAGATAATACAGGTCTCCAGTGAAATATTCCTGCGGAATATGGCAATTACTGGTGAAATTGGAGAACTAAACAAGCAGGAACTGATGAGCAAGTTCAGCTTCAAGCTTTTGACgtattttgttgaagagTGGAAATACAGCGCTCTAATTTCCAAGAAGTCCAAGGACTTGATCATCTTCACACTTGTAGCGCTGCAATTTCTGTTGGGTTACTATATCTTGCGTCGCTTCCTATAG
- the MHF2 gene encoding Mhf2p (similar to Saccharomyces cerevisiae YDL160C-A; ancestral locus Anc_7.341), giving the protein MLFYLIGTTTPPSHRTPVDMVDKIPVETIARILQISSFQHDSTKITAETLMMLQDYMEILVREAVLRSIANKEEAEQEGLNRNMQHARLKHENEGMLLTHRDLERIAGLLLLDM; this is encoded by the coding sequence ATGTTGTTTTATCTTATTGGGACTACAACACCACCCTCGCATCGCACTCCAGTTGACATGGTAGACAAGATCCCAGTAGAAACAATTGCCCgtattttgcaaatatcttcttttcagcatGACTCCACAAAGATTACTGCAGAAACTTTAATGATGTTGCAAGATTACATGGAAATTTTAGTGCGAGAAGCTGTTCTTAGGTCGATTGCTAACAAAGAGGAAGCAGAACAGGAGGGTCTAAACCGAAATATGCAACACGCCCGTCTCAAACACGAAAATGAGGGAATGCTACTGACCCATCGGGATTTAGAAAGAATCGCAGGCCTGCTGCTACTTGATATGTAA
- the CDC36 gene encoding CCR4-NOT core subunit CDC36 (similar to Saccharomyces cerevisiae CDC36 (YDL165W); ancestral locus Anc_7.347), giving the protein MDKFGLKALVPLIRQEDHESAQTYDSSMTLGADLSSMLHSLGIPRDSKRHKVLYTFQSPWAETSRSEVEPRFFIPESFTNIPEVLQSQSTPPCFNSVQEDHQRVALFQDETLFYLFYKHPGTVIQELTYLELRKRNWRYHKTLKAWLTKDPKMEPAVSADGLSERGSYVFFDPQRWEKCQRDFLLFYNAIM; this is encoded by the coding sequence ATGGATAAATTTGGACTGAAGGCATTGGTGCCTCTGATCAGACAAGAAGACCATGAATCAGCTCAAACTTATGACAGCTCAATGACGCTGGGGGCAGATTTATCTTCGATGTTGCACTCTCTCGGAATACCCAGAGATTCAAAGAGGCATAAAGTTTTGTATACCTTTCAGTCTCCTTGGGCCGAGACGTCGAGAAGTGAGGTCGAACCAAGATTTTTTATACCGGAATCATTCACAAATATACCAGAAGTATTACAATCACAGTCAACGCCGCCCTGCTTCAACTCTGTGCAGGAGGATCATCAACGGGTGGCACTCTTTCAAGACGAGACacttttttatcttttctATAAACATCCTGGAACTGttattcaagaattgaCATATCTGGAATTAAGAAAGCGCAACTGGCGTTATCACAAGACACTTAAAGCATGGCTAACAAAAGATCCAAAAATGGAGCCTGCCGTATCAGCGGATGGCCTAAGTGAACGAGGGTCGTACGTATTTTTCGATCCTCAAAGATGGGAAAAATGCCAAAGGGATTTCCTTTTATTTTACAATGCTATCATgtag
- the FAP7 gene encoding nucleoside-triphosphatase (similar to Saccharomyces cerevisiae FAP7 (YDL166C); ancestral locus Anc_7.348) — MCSRRLEPNIIITGTPGCGKSSTSELLQRRLDDFKYYNISDFAATHDCHDGYDEGRKSHIVDEDKLLDELEPLLRRGASIVDWHVNDIFPERLIDLVIVLRCDSSILWERLNSRGYHQSKLDENLDAEIMGVVLQDALDSYKKEIVIELDSNNAKEMENNVDRIESWVNLWKEQHKDGVTNELQEKDDHDDDDDHDDDDDDDDDENEKQVNQASSEADSE, encoded by the coding sequence ATGTGTTCCCGTCGTCTGGAGCCTAATATTATAATTACTGGCACACCAGGATGTGGTAAGTCTTCTACGAGTGAACTACTTCAAAGGAGACTGgatgatttcaaatactATAATATATCAGACTTCGCCGCAACACATGATTGCCACGATGGTTATGATGAAGGACGTAAATCCCACATTGTTGATGAGGATAAATTACTCGATGAATTGGAGCCATTACTACGTAGAGGTGCTAGCATAGTAGATTGGCATGTCAATGACATTTTTCCTGAGAGGCTCATAGATCTTGTTATTGTACTTAGATGTGACAGTTCAATTTTATGGGAAAGACTCAATAGTCGAGGATACCATCAATCTAAACtcgatgaaaatttagATGCAGAGATTATGGGAGTAGTTTTACAAGATGCTCTAGATTCatacaagaaagaaattgttaTTGAATTGGACAGTAATAATGCAAAGGAAATGGAAAATAATGTAGATCGTATAGAATCCTGGGTGAACTTATGGAAAGAACAGCATAAGGATGGTGTAACGAATGAGTTGCAAGAGAAAGATGACCATGACGACGATGATGACcatgacgatgatgatgatgatgatgatgatgaaaacgaGAAACAAGTCAATCAAGCATCTAGCGAAGCTGATTCCGAGTAG